The genomic DNA TTTGTATTCTATTATTCTTATATATACAACACCACAAGGACACAGAATGTTGCAATGAAGTGTATGGTTTTGAATCAATTATACTGATCAAAGTAATCATGTTTCTGCTTTTTACATCTTCATGTAATctgtttttaattgttatttgcAGTGGAATGTCATACGTAACTTTGATGTACCCCAGTGGTTCTATGAAACTTTACAGGTATGCTTTCTCATATTTCTAATTTGCATTTTGTGCTTTTATGCTATTGTGATGAACTGGAGTTCTACTAGATACACGGTAGATATTTCATATTAGAAGGAAGCGAATTCGGTCAGCAACCACAGTCAAATGGAGGTGGGTGGGGCATAGGTTTATGATGCTTGGAtaggttttttttcctttattacaGCCGGGAGCGGGTTTGGGGAATGATTATGGATATGGAGTAATTATTGAGATTTCAATACAATTAGGGGCATAAAATAATTTCAGAATTGCGAAAGTATCCCTTTGTATTTAttgttcatcaacataaactatcttccttaaaaaaaaaatcaacataaactatcttccttaaaaaaaaatcaacataaactaTCTATTATGGTGTTGCTTGCACATTAGAGTATCAATGCCTATTTCATGGAAGACCTAAGCTTAACAATAAAAGATTCATTCTGTTAAATTGCACAACTTTTAAATTATTGCGTATTGTTTATGATTATTTGTCTTCTGTTCATTACGGGGTTTGTCAATGATGCTCACAAAGTCTTTATAGCTGGAAAATTACTGTTTTTTGTATACCGTGTCATATAGTTATGctattattttcatcattaagtTGTTTAATATACTGATGTTCCTTCTTTGTTAAATTTTCTTCATCATTCGAGTTCATGCTTTTCATTTCTCTATATCCtgtttttatcaatatttattcaAATATATCTCTAGATTTCTTCCTTACTCTTTATTCTATTCAACTAGTactttttctatattttaaatCTTGTAGGTTTTTGTACGGTTTACTAAAAAATTACGAGcagatgatgttgatgttgatgttgatgttgatgatgttgatgttgatgatgttgatgttgatgttgccCGCCatgattattttgttgaaaggGTATGTACTATGGAATAGtagttttgaaaattgtgtgtcGAGTTCAAGTAATTTTAGCTGTCCATTCGTTTTTTCTATCACATTGCAGTCCTTGTCGAGTAATTTGGTTTAAGTCTGAAGCAAATAGACATAATTTTGCAACATTTTAAACTGAATCCGTAAGAGTGCTAATATgtaaagggtcttgttaactagtgcccccactggttaagaaactaaaaatagaaagaaaagacattttttttttgagggaagaaagaaaagacatgatttgcattgaaaatgacaatattccaaaacaatatttccttttctaattccttaaccagtgccccgggggcaccggttaacatttcccatatgTAAATCAAATTGTTAGACATAAGCAATGGTTCAGAACTCAGAAGGTATGAATGATTGATCATTATATGCTTGTTAGATAAAATTTATGACACATCATCCAATTCTACTGAGATAATATGTGAATCATTCTTGCAGATTTTCCCTAGAATAAAAGATTCTGATAAGGTAAGTTTttaataaacttaatttttttctagCATGAATGCCACTGCTAATCTAAATTTAcacacttttttatttctttttaatgaaaTCCTTGATACAGGGAGGGATCATGATATTCACCAGTTCTCACTCCGAATCTATTAAAATCCTCGAATTTTTGCGTTCGGAGAGGGCCTCCGTCTATCTGGTTGGAGATGAGTAAGGAGCCATTTCTATTATTGTGCCATTACAGCTCTAATTTTTCCAGTGTGACTTTTATTTCATCATAACTTCATATAGCATATTTGCAAGTTCTTGAAATGTAACTCTCATGCTCCATTGTAATTGTTGATTATTCTCTATTAATTATGTTGATGGTTGATTAGGTTTCCTTATTTTCCTTATTTTCCTTTCATGAGAgattctctcttgtatatgttTTGGATACCGCATTGTAATATATACAAGCTATTCATTTTAAATTACTCAAGTGTAATTTATGTGTGGGTATTTTTAATTTAGGGATGCAGAGCTGGATTTTTCAAGTGCACGTCGTCAGTTCTCTGAacggaaaattaaaataatgctTTACACGGAGAAATCCCACTTCGACAACAGATACCAGGTTGTGTACAGTGAAATAATTTCTTTTCACTCCCTTTCTTTCCTATAGTTAATTTCTTTAGTATTTAATAATGGTGTATGTTTTGgtagtttttaaattattctTGTAGGCTCTTACTTTCATCTTACTCTACAATATGCAAAATTgacaaattttgtttatttcttcatGGCAGATTGATGGAGTTAACTATCTAATCATGTATTCACTCCCAGAGAGAAAGGAGTTTTACTTTGAGGTAGGCGTGTAAATAAAGTGGTATATGTCTCTCTCGCAATAATTCACTTATGAGTATAAAACAACTGTAGCTAGTAGGAATCCTCCTGAGCTAACAATAAAATCAGAGTGAATAAAAATGTTTCAAAAGAGTAATCTTGTTCTTTTGCATGTCCAATCATGAAAAACCCAAAATTAAAAAGGGTGTGCAAAGACCCAAGAGAAAGCTAGGACGAAAATTCTGTCATATAAAAGTTTTAGAGGATAAATTTCATGGCTGATAGTTTTGAAATTATAGCCCAATCAAATTCATTCGTTTACTCTAATAAATCACAACCAAAGAGCACtttgttattctttttattCTGTTTCTGTAGCCTTATGAATGACACGaagtgaaaataaattataaaatctcaaGTCTTATTCTTTTCTCTGACATCCCTTGTTTCCATTTCCAGATTCTTAAAATGCTTGCTAAGTCTGAAAACATGGCGTGCACAGCCCTTTTTTCGCGTTTAGACAAGTATCGGGTAATGCCAAGCTCTCTTTGATGTCCCTTTAACATTATGCTAATTGGTGGAATGTAGTGTATGGGGCTTTGTATTAATATTTGAATCAGAAGGTGATGGATTCTAAAGAGAGATAAatgtgcatgtttggatttgCAGTGGGATTGGTATAATCACGGTGATCCAGTGATTTTGACCAAAATTACACTTTGtagtttcaacaaaatcacggtTTCATTGTATTGTAAGCCCATTGCtcatccaaacatacactaTTGATTTGGTATTTTGTCcatcctttatttatttattttcttacccCTATATTGTTGACACGACTGCCTACATTGTTGGATGGTAGTTTTCTTTTACAGTgcttgttaattaaatttatattgtaaatgttattttcttcgCTCATTATTTTTGACTTTagctattattttcttttcattttgggACTACAATGTAGCTGCTAGGAATTGTTGGAACTGAGCTGGCGAACTTCTTATTGTTTTCTGATGAGACTATTACTGAATTTATCAAATAGATTGAACTACCAAAAGTTTCTTGAAAAAGATATCGATGAGAGTAAGTCAATTTGGTTTTTCTGAAGAGGCTTGAACTTGAAGAATGAATTGATACTTACTCTTGCAGAACAATAATCATGGAGGATTACTTTTCCcttggttttatttttgttattcaCCTTGGTTTATTCAGTTTTATGTAACGATAGATTTGCCAGGGTAACTCATAATACATTGGGAGTTGTTTGGTGGTGACCACTTTTTCTGTGTGGCGTCACCGGGAGTTGTTTAATACGCAAGCGGAGCGTTAGATGACATTGAGAGAATGCGTGAaatgaagtatttatttttggGAGTTTATCATTGTTGTGAAATGAAATGCGAAATCAATTCATAGGAGTTCGGATCTCTCGAGTACTACTTCCGTCCTTGAATATGTTCCTCTTTAAATTATTAGGTAAAGAATCAATTTTGTCTTGTACAATTCTCTAGTGGCCAATTTAGtgtttgcaaaaataaaactcaaattaatcactacatttttatatatttgacaAATTAGTTAATGACTTTGACTCGTTATAATAGAGGGCTTAATTTGTCTTTAGTATGAAAATATCATAGATTAGTTTTAGTACTATCCTTGATTATAAAACTTTTGcgtatttttttgtcttttttataagatcattttcaaatttcaaagtacATTGATTATTTCTTCATCAATATACCCCTTTTTATgctgcatattttttttttcaatgtgtAATAAATACTTTGGAAACATTAACAAACCCTCTCCTAAAGggtaaatttttaaaacaatagcaattgtcaacaaaattaatacaataatcaactttcttaatatcaactttcttaattcatgtgtttttcacaaaagagtcttatatttatggacggaggtagtattagtTTTTGTTGGGATTAAATTGAGTTCATTTATTTGTTAGTTAATAATTAACACTACAAAGTGTCTTGGAATAATATACAAAGGATATTTTAGATGCATCTATATATAAAATAGGCACATTACattatcaactttttttaatatataagagtGAAATATGTGATAGATGCTTATAGCTAAGGACAACGGGAGTACTTGAAAGCATTCAAGAATTCGATAAACTAAATTTCtcgataattatttaaatatgcTTGTGGTATTTCTTGACATCAGTATAAGGCAACCTTCAATTAGAAGAGAACAACGTTTCTTTCCCTGTAATTCTAAATTTGCAAATGAAATCTAAATTTTGGACTTGAATATGTTATCAGACATTGTAATTGCaacacttttttaatttttctgcaTGTTCTAGCATGGGATTCGCACGAGCATGTTTATGGATAGATTTTGGTTCCGTATAATATGGACGGtagaaaaaaatttggaaaattgttgttttgacATTCAAATCTTCTTAATAACACATGGAAAAACGCAAAATACCCCGGCGGTAGTTAATTACCGTTGGGTAAACCGGCAACAGTTAACTGTCACTGAcctcagcggtagttaactgccgttgcGAAGTGTATCTTAAGAATGCAGAAACTCCAATTTCTAGCTACAGAACACATGCAAGTTTGACTCCAATTTTAATCCAAATTTACCCAAACCTTCATTTGCACGAAAATCATCTAATTTGCTTCAAGTAAATCACAAATAAGTACCTTTCTTCCTATTTACATGCAATGTAGGTTGTTTAGGGttgtattttcataattttagcaAAATGTTAGTGTTGAGGTTAGgtttaaaaattgcaaattattATAGAATTTGATGTTGTAATGGATTGTTTATTCTGACATTGTTGTCTAGAGTAGGTTTAGGTACAATGTAGTTGtttagatgttcaaataacactaattATGCTCCTAATTTAAAATGTACttaaggtgtttgatgaaatgcctaAGAGAGATATTCTTacttttttgtgttatttttgtgcAAATTGGTTAAACTTTATAATGTATATGTGagtgttaattaaattcaattccTATTTCGTTTGTAGGTACTAACTCTCTTGCTAAAATAGTTAGTACTATGTAAATATGTAAATATGGAATCGGCTTATAGAATCCATTTAATCTTAATCTTATACAGTAGAAactctataaattaataatgttggGACCggagaaatttattaatttagagagttattaatttatcgataaattaataattattaatttaaagagtttttaagtaattatactGTACATACCAAACAAAAAGGCAAATTAGTCTATGTCTCTTAGAATTACGTTGCACCAAATCTTGAGActcaatgtaaattaataaatattgtatttatatccattgaaaatataatttttgacttttgaagtgTATAGTAAATGTAAACAAGTGAAATGTTCAATGTATTCTTAAGCAAGTTTggcatatataaattacatgaaTGTGTTAAAAGTATTCAAACCATATCTCACTCACGAGATGGCTTTTCATCTAAAAGGTGTTGCAAAATCAACTATGTCAGATCAAATACGTAAGGAGTTGTGCGAGTACAAGAGAGATAATCCTGAAAGCACACAAAAAGACTTGCAGAGATGGCTTGAGGGAAAATTTCAGTTGAAAGTTAGTCAAGGAACAATATCAAACACACTTAAGCGGTCAAATGACTATCTCTCTGCTGAAATAGAAAAGGGAAGAGCGGAGATCAAAAGACACAAACCAGCAAAATATCCTGACATGGAGAAGGTTGTTTATGAGTGGTTTCTACAGCATCAAGAACGTGTGAATATCACAGGAGAATTAATTTTGCAGAAGGCAAGAGATACAATGAAACTCTTGTACCCTCATGATGATTCAGATTTTAACTTCTCTACAGGATGGCTTGGGAAATTCAAGCACCGACATGGCATAAAGTCATTTCGTCGTTTTGGCGAGAGTGGGTCTGTTGATGTACAAGACATGGAGCAGAAATTGGTATCGATTCGAGAGAAAATTGATCAGTTCCCTATGAAAGATGTTTTCAATATGGATGAAACTGGGTTGTTTTATAGGCTACAAGCTGATCATTCACTGGCAACAAAACAACTTGAAGGaagaaaacaagataaagaaagGCTGACGGTAGTTATTTGTTGCAATGAAGATGGCTCTGAAAAAATCCCTCTATGGATTATTGGGAAATATGCAAAGCCTCGTTGCTTCAAGAATGTCAACATGAATAGCTTGGATTGTCAGTATCGAGCTAACAAAAAAGCATGGATGACTAGTGTGCTTTTTGATGAATATGTTCGTTCATTTGACCAAATGATGCATGGTAGAAGAGTTCTACTTGTGGTGGATAATTGTCCAGCACATCCAAGAAATATTGAAGGGCTAAGAAACGTTGAGTTGTTCTTCTTGCCACCCAACATGACATCAAAGATTCAACCTTGCGATGCTGGGATAATAAGAGCTTTCAAGATGCATTACCGTAGAAGGTTTTACCGCAAAATATTGGAAGGTTATGAGGTGGGACAATTTGATCCAGGGAAGATAAATGTCCTTGATGCTATCAATTTGGCAATCCCAGCTTGGACGATAGATGTTCGAAAAGAAACAATAGCGAATTGCTTCCGACACTATAAAATTCGTTCAGCTAGTGACGTTGTAGGAAATTTGGATGAATCCACTTTTGATGAAGAAACTCAAGACCTCCAGACTATGATCAATCAATGTGGCTATCGTAATAAGATGGATATCGAAAATCTAATGAACTACCTAGGTGAAAATGAAGCATGTTCGGAGGTTCAGAGTTTAGAAGATATTGTGCGTACTATCATTGAGAACAATGCAGAGGATGACGACGAAGATGATACGGTGTCTTTGGAGCCTGTTACGCGAAAGGAAGCACTTATGGCGTCGAACACTCTTCACAACTTtatgatacaatacaaaaatacaacacctCAGCTATTGGATGCAATAAGAAAAGTTAGAGATGAGCTCCAAACAAACTTGAactttaaaggaaaacaaacaactattgaatcatatttcaacaaagtgtaatatttttttttttcagtttctatgaattactaatttatgattttcttgggaccgaaaattataaagggatctcccaaaaaattattatcttattattttatcgaattattcaattttttacactGGCCCAAGTCGGGACcggacaaatttattattttagagagtttattaatttaccgagtattaatttaaagagtttctaCTGTACTCCATTTAAATAAGTTAGTATGATATATGGTCTCCATTTAACATATGTAAATATGTTCCATGCTTTAGGTTGTTTTACCATTAAAGTATATAGTTTTTAGGAAATGTCTAAATATATTGTACATCCATTTAtttaggttttttattttattttgtatatgcACGGATATGTCTAGGGAGGAGGATGAGCAGCAACAACTTATTATAGAGGCCAGGATGCGCAAGGGTAAACAGGCGACTACCGCAAGCGCTCGGAGGGAGCGGGTCGAGCAAAACCCGTATGTTCCAAAGACTCGAAAGCGTAGGGACGCGAGACAAGGTGTAGAGAGCTCATAGTAACAGATGGATTACTCTTCCCAAGTGGTTGATCTGACACAGGTGCATGAGTATGCTGGGTATGCGGGGGGGATTTGAGGGATATGATCGGATGGAGGAGGAGGCTATGTTTATCAACCGTAGGAGGAGACAGAGGATGGGGAGGTGGGAGAGGACGATGATGTTGAGGCAGATGATATTGTGCCTGAGCTGGAGCCTCGGCGATGTCGTCGTGCTCCGTTGATACCGCCATGCCCTGTTATAGGGCCTCCCTTTCCTGGAGGTCTTGAGACCACGCTATTGTTGTCCGACTACGCGAGGCCCATGGCGACCCCTCTTTGCGTGAACCACCATAatgtaattgtttatttaaattcttaaaaaaaattagtgtaaatgtttaaattctttaaaatttgtaGTGACAATGTCTTGATTCATTTGATTTTGAGATGTGGTATGATGGGGAGTATAAGTGTATAAATGCATGGAGAAAGGTGAGGCAACTTTCTAAGCCGGAGAAGGATTTGAGGTGGTTTTGGGATCCTGTGGAGGCGTCTGGCTTACATGATTTGTTATGCACCGGGTATTCGAGTGTGACCCATGCCATGGTACGTGCTCTGTGCGAGAGGTGGCACACGGAGACCAGTAGTTTTCATCTACCTGTGGGGGAGATGACGATCAATTTGGACGATGTGTATAATCTCCTCTACCTTCCTATTCAGGGCCGCATGCTGGACCATGACGCGGTAGTGGATCGGGACCATGAGATTACTTTGATGACTAGGTTGTTGGCCATGTCAGATGTTGCTGCTCGTGCTGAGGCAAAGACTGAGTATGGTGCTCATATTAGTTATCCCACACTGAAGCGGCTTTATGAGGAGCGCCTGACAGAGGCTAGAGCACCCACAGTTGAGGGAGGAGATGCTGGAGAGAGATATGAGGAGGAGTTGGTGTGTGAGGATTTTTCTTCTATATCTCGTCGGTAGTGCGTTGTTCACTAACAAAACGAACAGACACATCAACTTAATATATCTTGACTGTATGGCAGACTTGCATGCGATTGGGAAGTGGTCATGGGGAGGGATGACCTTAGCTTACCTTTATGGGTATCTTGATGATTATGTTCGTCTGAATAACAAGATGATGGCTGATTGTGTGACCCTTCTTATggtataaatttaatatttatcgtcatttatttatgaatttattttataatttttatcatcATGTTAGATTTTTTCCTAAGTTCGACTACATTTATTTaggattttatttaaataattttgtgaagtttttataatgtattatatttatttaatatttaactcgaatatttatttttgtgtattatttatttgttgcagAAATGGATTTTGGAGCATTTGTTAGGTCCGTACTCAAGGAATAAAAACCTAAAGTGGAAGCCGGACAGACCATGTGCGGGGAGATGGCTTACTAGCAGAGGGCATAAAGTTGTGCACCATTACCGCCTACTCTTGGATCGCTTAGAGGTGGATGATGTGAGATGGTCTACATATGATAATCACAGAGATACGTCATTTTCAGCTTATTGTCACTTACTCGGGATGACTTATGTGCGGGAAGGAGAGGGTGTACCGTCGTTTACCTAAGTGAGTTAAGTGGCAGTTTGCCTTTATACATGACGTCCCAAGACATCCGGGAGCTAACTATGTTTATCCATAACACTCAAGATCTTATCACGGGAGCTAACTATGTTTATTCTTTGGAGACTAATCCTATGGTTGCTCAGAATTATAACACACGCTTAAACATCGTACACACCTACAAATCCAGCAAAAAAAATCTCAAGTTTCAACAAGCTTTAGAGTTATGGTTAGAAATTACCTTGGGATAGTAGTTGAACGTTCAGCTTGTGTGTTTGTTACCCCTTTAACCTTGTTAGCTGAAGCTCTTGTTGTTAGAGATGCGCTTGCTTGTTTCATATTGTAGTGGAAATTGGCTAGCTCATTAGATGTTGTTCAATTCTGCAGAGATAGTTAGAGAGAAGTCAGATCGCATCAATTATTAAACACGTTTTCATTCTATATGAAAGTTTTACCTAGTATTCCTTTCGACGGTTAACCCACCATGTGGAGTTTGCTCTCTGTGCGGTCTGTTGTAAAACTTGTTTGGGGATTCTTAGTCTGCTTCGCCTTGTGCCAGCCTTGGGGCGTTCCCTGCCAGATCTGGTTCTGTTTTGTTGAAGGCCTGCAACTGCTTTCTCCTCCTTTCTCATGTTGTAGCGGCTGTTTTGATGTGGAAGATACTGCCTAGCTGCCTTTAATTGTGTGCAGGGAGTGTGGGTGTGGTTTTCTTTGACTACCTACtggttttatttattatgtattaCTATGAGGTTGGTAAAAGAGAGtactattaaaaattaaaattatcaccCCTGGGAATCAAACCTGGGTGCTCCCACCTATTTAAAATATACTCTGGAACCACTTgatcaatacattttttatgaaataatttggaattcaaaattatgttattagtgagcaaattattttatttttatttgcagtgcctttataacctagctttagtgaaaaaaaatatcattttatgtgTGTATAAATTATGAAGTagtaaatttttcttaagaaaaatgattcattcaattgatttattatattttaaatatcattcttttttataaattcatacttttatatagattcgatgacCTACAACAATGTTTTATTTGTGATCCAccgaattatgatttattttaggtactatctttcatttggatcagataaattgtttaaaggtaataattttttttttgcaaggtcttataagttataacctagctttagtaaaaaaaatcattttatatgtgtatatttatgaaatagtaaatctttcttaaaaaaaatgaattcattcaattgattttttatattttaaatatcattcttttatataaatttatacttttatatagattcgatgaactacaacattgtttcatttgtgatcaaacgaattatgatttattttaggtactatctttcattttgatcagataaattgttcaaaggtattaattttttttttttgcagtgtcttataagttataacctagctttagtataaaaaaaaatcattttatatgtgtatatttatgaaatagtaaatatttcttaaaaaaaaaatgaattcattcaattgatttttttatattttaaatatcattcttttatataaattcatacttttatatagattctatgactgatgggataaaaccgcaagtgcacggttctaccaGAATTCAGGGCATTACAAAGGCAACATGTTGCATAAAAACATTACTTTATATgtatatactattgattttactgttcatttaaaatattttatttgcttaattgcacttttggacccctatctttccaaatgttgcggttatggacccctaactaatttaaatataaaacagtcccctatgttttgattctttagcagttttggacccccaaggcaaaaaaaaaaaaaaaaattgacaagtggcacctcacttagggtgccacgtcagcgttgaccgagtcaacaatggattgGGGTCCAAAATTggcaaaaaatcaaaacatagggagctgttttgtatttaaattagttaggggtccataaccgcaacttttggaaagataggggtccaaaagtgcaattaagcctattttatcctttaataatattatattaaatttgaattagaaaaatgaaatctcattaaaatagaaaatataccACCACAACACGAACAAtactatatatacttttttttttttgacaaaatactaTATATGAAGGGAATAGAGACTTTaggctgaattttttataatttcaattatacccttaaacaaattttcctatattaatgttacat from Medicago truncatula cultivar Jemalong A17 chromosome 8, MtrunA17r5.0-ANR, whole genome shotgun sequence includes the following:
- the LOC120577416 gene encoding digestive organ expansion factor, whose translation is MIFTSSHSESIKILEFLRSERASVYLVGDEDAELDFSSARRQFSERKIKIMLYTEKSHFDNRYQIDGVNYLIMYSLPERKEFYFEILKMLAKSENMACTALFSRLDKYRLLGIVGTELANFLLFSDETITEFIK